From the genome of Xiphophorus hellerii strain 12219 chromosome 11, Xiphophorus_hellerii-4.1, whole genome shotgun sequence, one region includes:
- the timm10b gene encoding mitochondrial import inner membrane translocase subunit Tim10 B, protein MDPDQQLRNLRDFLLVYNRMTEICFQRCTSNFNYRNLTMDEERCVDNCAGKLIRTNHRLMGTYVQLMPRMVQRRMEEMESKAAENAKAAEAAATPGTIGTGAEATPSIQTSISSPPPTQITSSVTEVAPEVHDSPLKPAALAIPANTVATGIGLSASAPLTPRTDGVNVSELKETGLGFPQPAVSGIQNDFGSPKASP, encoded by the exons ATGGATCCTGACCAGCAGCTGAGAAAC CTGCGGGATTTCCTTTTGGTTTACAACCGCATGACTGAAATCTGCTTCCAGCGCTGCACAAGCAACTTCAACTACAGGAACCTCACAATGGACGAG GAGCGCTGTGTGGACAACTGTGCTGGGAAGCTGATTCGCACAAACCACCGCTTGATGGGCACGTATGTGCAGCTGATGCCTCGGATGGTGCAGCGAAGGATGGAGGAGATGGAGAGCAAGGCTGCAGAGAATGCAAAGGCAGCCGAGGCTGCAGCTACACCTGGAACCATTGGGACTGGAGCCGAAGCCACACCATCAATTCAGACATCTATAAGTTCACCTCCACCTACTCAGATAACCTCATCAGTGACTGAAGTAGCACCAGAAGTCCATGACTCACCCTTAAAACCAGCAGCATTAGCAATTCCAGCTAATACCGTAGCCACAGGAATAGGTTTATCAGCTAGCGCACCACTTACACCCAGGACTGATGGTGTAAATGTCTCAGAGCTTAAAGAAACTGGATTAGGATTTCCTCAGCCTGCTGTGTCTGGAATCCAGAATGACTTTGGCAGCCCTAAAGCATCACCATGA
- the LOC116727948 gene encoding uncharacterized protein LOC116727948: protein MSSEYIALAVVSLALLISVCLNIIFCLRQRHISCKEPHNCCHPHSSEEETLSQIEGQYIGNVRHQEQQENPHNHHERQENPIYGNISTERRGSSEVFYETMSMQRNRDCLKPPDSDLNYASLDLKIAKNRKKNRHMQGQAQGRHKKHDPLADLPTSPLNAFLEVDMEVDAHLPSRDTSVMVSHSSIYLNSLQIAKEAEEMERERGISMDKDNVGWDGLRESEEGRRRDWDEDQESEDRKDHCDDRNGNICIELLEVENTQSCSDQVPDSFSHDCD, encoded by the exons ATGTCATCAG AATATATAGCCCTGGCGGTGGTATCTCTGGCCTTGCTAATCTCTGTGTGTCTGAATATCATCTTCTGCTTAAGACAAAGACACATTTCATGTAAAG AACCACATAACTGCTGCCATCCACACAGTTCGGAAGAAGAAAC CCTATCACAAATCGAAGGGCAATATATTGGTAACGTCAGACATCaagagcagcaggaaaatcCCCACAATCATCATGAGCGACAGGAAAATCCAATCTATGGTAACATCAGCACAGAAAGACGTG gttcttcagaggttttctaCGAGACGATGTCCATGCAGCGCAATAGAGATTGTCTTAAG CCTCCAGACTCTGACCTGAATTACGCCTCACTGGATCTGAAGATTGCAAAGAATCGCAAGAAAAACAGACACATGCAAGGCCAGGCACAAGGACGCCACAAGAAACACGATCCGCTGGCAGACCTCCCGACGTCTCCCTTGAACGCCTTCTTAGAGGTGGACATGGAAGTGGACGCTCACCTGCCATCCAGAGACACCAGTGTCATGGTCTCACACAGCAGCATCTATCTCAACAGTCTACAGATAGccaaggaggcagaggagatggaaagagagagaggaatcAGTATGGACAAGGACAATGTGGGATGGGATGGCTTACGAGAGAGCGAGGAAGGACGGAGAAGAGATTGGGATGAAGATCAAGAAAGTGAGGACAGAAAAGATCATTGTGATGATCGCAATGGGAATATATGTATAGAGCTTTTAGAGGTAGAAAATACTCAGAGCTGCTCAGATCAAGTACCTGACAGCTTTAGCCATGATTGTGACTAA